A single genomic interval of Metamycoplasma salivarium harbors:
- the mnmA gene encoding tRNA 2-thiouridine(34) synthase MnmA, with amino-acid sequence MYNNLRKINMAKRVVLGLSGGVDSSVCAYLLLKQGYEVIGLFMRNWDSMLNNDILGNNKISQNICPQEQDYQDAMDVAKQLGIKLYRIDFIKEYWDYVFTYLIDEYKKGRTPNPDIYCNKYIKFDYFANYAFNELKADYIAMGHYANQINGELFKAKDLSKDQSYFLAQLSNKQLEKVLFPLANITKDEVRKIAKELNLKTATKKDSTGICFIGERKFTEFLKNYIPSMPGNIVDIATNKIVGTHSGAMYYTIGQRKGLNLGGYEKPYFVVGHDLNKKILYVANEDCPEYLYSNKLIATNPNFLTKNYDQNNLTAKFRYRQDDIKISLKIIDKNTIEVSYPNTDAVTPGQEIVIYDKNKVVCGAIIDKIFNGSNLKDYIR; translated from the coding sequence TTATATAACAATTTAAGGAAAATAAATATGGCAAAAAGAGTAGTACTAGGATTAAGTGGTGGAGTAGACTCCAGTGTTTGCGCATATTTACTTTTAAAACAAGGATATGAAGTTATTGGACTTTTCATGAGAAATTGAGATTCAATGCTTAATAATGACATTTTGGGAAACAACAAAATTTCACAAAATATTTGTCCACAAGAACAAGATTATCAAGATGCAATGGATGTTGCAAAACAATTAGGGATTAAACTGTATCGAATTGATTTTATTAAAGAATATTGAGATTATGTTTTTACATATTTAATTGATGAATATAAAAAAGGTAGAACACCAAACCCTGATATTTATTGTAATAAATACATCAAATTTGACTATTTTGCAAATTATGCTTTTAATGAACTTAAAGCTGATTATATTGCAATGGGTCATTATGCAAACCAAATTAATGGTGAACTTTTTAAAGCTAAAGATTTGTCAAAAGATCAATCATATTTTTTAGCTCAACTTTCAAATAAACAATTAGAAAAAGTTTTGTTTCCATTAGCAAATATTACTAAAGATGAAGTTAGAAAAATTGCTAAAGAATTGAATCTAAAAACCGCAACAAAAAAAGACTCAACTGGAATTTGTTTTATTGGTGAAAGAAAATTTACTGAATTTTTAAAAAATTATATTCCTTCAATGCCTGGAAATATAGTTGATATTGCAACCAATAAAATAGTTGGAACACATAGTGGTGCTATGTATTATACAATTGGCCAACGAAAAGGGCTTAACTTAGGTGGTTACGAAAAACCATACTTTGTTGTTGGACATGATTTGAATAAAAAAATATTATATGTAGCAAATGAAGATTGCCCTGAATACCTATATTCAAATAAATTAATTGCAACAAATCCTAATTTTTTGACTAAAAATTATGATCAAAATAATTTAACTGCAAAATTTAGATATCGTCAAGACGACATTAAAATATCTCTAAAAATAATTGATAAAAATACTATTGAAGTTTCATACCCAAACACTGATGCTGTAACACCTGGCCAAGAGATTGTTATATATGATAAAAACAAAGTGGTATGCGGAGCTATTATTGATAAAATATTTAACGGTAGTAATCTAAAAGATTACATTAGATAA
- the alaS gene encoding alanine--tRNA ligase, whose translation MMTSKEIRQKWLDFFASKGHLVVESKSLIPVNDPSLLWINSGVATLKDYFSGKKIPPAKRLTNSQKSIRTNDIENVGVTARHHTFFEMLGNFSIGDYFKKEAIAFGYEFIFDVLKLDKQRIYITYYSEDKDTYNYWIQNGIDPSHMIKGTRDTNFWDVGQGPCGPDTEIFYDRGEKYDKRGIELLKNDIENDRYVEIWNIVFSQFNNDGENNYTDLATKNIDTGAGLERIVSIMQDAPTNFDTDLFLPIIHEVEKLTTLKYDIDNYFRKDPKQTKINTYFKIIADHMRASVNAINDGVLPSNVGRGYIIRRLIRRSYRAGLALGIKQKTFLYKLTKVVKDSLIYDIDVKKVSEIIKNEEELFAKTINDGEKLIEQEIAKDGTMSVEAAFKMFDTYGFPIELTKEILKEKGIKYTWTDKDYQKFIVKHQDESRSNVNAGMQKAINSLSLVPYLVSEFVGYDYLTTKNSKILYMLNDEKAISNTNKATDKCYLILDKTPFYATSGGQNHDFGYMMQGKNKIKVLDVFKDKYWNPVHLVEGIVDFNKPIDCFVDEKARAGFARGHSATHLMYHAIRQTYPHEKIEQLGSNINPEHFTFDFGLDHRPTKEEVHNIEKIMRGYIAKKVNRTYIVTTIKNAEKLGAWMTIEESEYHDANKVRVVKFDDITLDLCGGTHVQNSQDIEDFKVISVDSKGTGIYRLRVITSTNEVDKYLDQEIYKKIALLNTLIKNNQTLDSSYKLEIPQHNAKNSLQKEKVLDEYDKLEQKIRDDYKTLLKQKQNVTVDVDKYKPESINNKNVYIIFENDVPTAKKIAVELREAHNDALIISLAKTSSENNYFLVVASKKYDAMTYFNIIAKHFNGKGGGNNIICQGSIKIINSQKEFILELKKVLNA comes from the coding sequence ATTATGACATCAAAAGAAATTAGACAAAAATGATTAGATTTTTTTGCTTCAAAAGGGCATTTAGTAGTTGAATCTAAATCATTAATTCCAGTTAATGACCCATCACTTTTGTGAATAAACTCTGGAGTTGCAACATTAAAAGATTATTTTAGTGGTAAAAAAATTCCACCTGCAAAGAGATTAACAAATTCACAAAAATCTATCAGAACTAATGATATTGAAAATGTTGGTGTAACAGCAAGACACCACACATTTTTTGAAATGCTTGGTAATTTTTCAATTGGTGATTATTTTAAAAAAGAAGCAATTGCATTCGGCTATGAATTTATTTTTGATGTTTTAAAATTAGATAAACAAAGAATTTATATTACCTATTATTCAGAAGACAAAGACACTTATAATTATTGAATTCAAAATGGAATTGATCCCTCTCATATGATTAAAGGCACACGCGATACTAATTTTTGAGATGTTGGTCAAGGTCCATGTGGTCCCGACACTGAAATTTTTTATGATCGTGGAGAAAAATATGATAAAAGAGGAATTGAACTCTTAAAAAATGATATTGAAAACGATCGTTATGTTGAAATTTGAAACATTGTTTTCTCACAATTTAACAATGATGGAGAAAACAATTACACTGATTTAGCTACCAAGAATATTGATACAGGTGCTGGTTTAGAGAGAATTGTTTCTATTATGCAAGATGCACCAACTAACTTTGATACAGACTTATTTTTACCGATTATTCATGAAGTTGAGAAATTAACAACTTTAAAATATGATATTGATAATTATTTTAGAAAAGATCCTAAACAAACAAAAATTAATACCTATTTTAAAATAATTGCTGATCATATGAGAGCTTCGGTTAATGCAATTAATGACGGTGTTTTACCTTCAAATGTAGGACGCGGTTATATTATTCGCCGTTTGATTAGAAGATCATATCGTGCTGGGCTTGCATTAGGAATTAAACAAAAAACTTTCCTATACAAACTAACGAAAGTTGTAAAAGATTCATTAATTTATGACATTGATGTTAAAAAAGTATCTGAGATTATTAAAAACGAAGAGGAACTTTTTGCAAAAACAATTAATGATGGTGAAAAGCTTATTGAACAAGAAATTGCGAAAGATGGCACAATGTCAGTTGAAGCGGCTTTCAAAATGTTTGACACTTATGGGTTTCCAATTGAATTAACTAAAGAAATTCTAAAAGAAAAAGGTATCAAATATACTTGAACTGATAAAGATTATCAAAAATTTATTGTTAAACATCAAGATGAATCAAGGTCAAATGTTAATGCTGGAATGCAAAAAGCAATTAATTCGCTTTCTCTAGTTCCTTATTTAGTAAGTGAGTTTGTAGGTTATGATTATTTAACAACTAAAAATTCGAAGATTTTATATATGTTAAATGATGAAAAAGCAATTTCAAATACTAATAAAGCAACTGATAAATGTTATTTAATTTTGGATAAAACACCTTTTTATGCAACAAGTGGTGGTCAAAACCACGATTTTGGTTATATGATGCAAGGCAAAAATAAAATTAAAGTTCTAGATGTTTTTAAAGACAAATATTGAAATCCAGTGCATTTAGTTGAAGGAATTGTTGATTTTAATAAACCAATTGATTGTTTTGTTGATGAAAAAGCACGTGCCGGTTTTGCAAGAGGACACTCTGCAACACACTTAATGTACCATGCAATTAGGCAAACATATCCACATGAAAAGATTGAACAATTAGGTTCTAATATTAATCCTGAACATTTCACTTTTGACTTTGGATTAGATCATAGGCCTACTAAAGAAGAAGTTCATAATATTGAAAAAATAATGCGTGGATATATTGCTAAAAAAGTTAATAGAACCTATATTGTTACAACAATTAAAAATGCTGAAAAATTGGGTGCATGAATGACTATTGAAGAAAGTGAATATCATGATGCAAACAAAGTTAGAGTTGTTAAATTTGACGATATTACACTAGACCTTTGTGGTGGAACACACGTCCAAAATTCTCAAGATATTGAAGATTTTAAAGTTATTTCTGTAGATTCTAAAGGAACTGGAATTTATCGTTTAAGAGTAATTACATCAACTAACGAAGTCGATAAATATTTAGATCAAGAAATTTATAAAAAGATTGCATTATTAAATACTTTAATCAAAAATAATCAAACACTTGATTCATCTTATAAACTTGAAATTCCACAACATAATGCAAAAAATAGTTTGCAAAAAGAAAAAGTTCTTGATGAATATGACAAATTAGAGCAAAAAATTAGAGATGATTATAAGACCTTGTTAAAACAAAAGCAAAATGTTACAGTTGATGTTGATAAATATAAACCAGAGTCAATTAATAACAAAAATGTGTATATTATTTTTGAAAATGATGTTCCAACTGCTAAAAAAATAGCAGTTGAACTTAGAGAAGCACATAATGATGCTTTAATAATTTCATTAGCTAAAACTTCATCAGAAAACAATTATTTCTTAGTTGTTGCTTCAAAAAAATATGATGCAATGACATACTTTAATATTATTGCAAAACATTTTAATGGTAAAGGTGGTGGAAATAATATTATTTGCCAAGGTTCAATTAAAATCATTAATTCTCAAAAAGAATTTATTTTAGAACTTAAAAAGGTTTTAAATGCGTAA
- the ruvX gene encoding Holliday junction resolvase RuvX, protein MRKLCLDLGTKTCGFAISDNLNIIATGLENYFFQEKKFSEVIKKVKWYLNESQYKNEIDTIVLGYPLRMDLSKSERTLMVENFKLILAKEINLPIIFQDERQTTINAENILQSAGYSKTKRKTKKDSLAAQLILEDYLASTYNKG, encoded by the coding sequence ATGCGTAAACTTTGCTTAGATTTAGGAACAAAGACTTGTGGTTTTGCTATTTCAGATAATTTAAATATCATTGCAACCGGATTAGAAAACTATTTTTTTCAAGAAAAAAAATTTTCTGAAGTAATTAAAAAAGTTAAATGATATTTAAATGAAAGCCAATATAAAAATGAAATTGATACTATTGTTTTAGGTTATCCTCTTAGAATGGACTTATCAAAATCAGAGCGAACATTAATGGTAGAAAATTTCAAGTTAATATTAGCAAAAGAAATTAATTTGCCAATCATTTTTCAAGATGAAAGACAAACTACAATTAATGCTGAAAATATTTTGCAATCAGCAGGTTATTCTAAAACTAAACGTAAAACAAAAAAAGATTCGCTTGCAGCTCAACTTATTTTAGAAGATTATTTAGCTTCTACTTATAATAAAGGATAG
- a CDS encoding BC85_0335 family putative methyltransferase, which yields MNPNSILSPQVKLGLGISAAVALIIALIGVVLTFWYKKKLQKKFYSPDEIVEFEKLKITNPNYGIVLEGIKKYYDVIWPDFFIAFCVNTIYLNKYSNIYVEDENDYLSISLAALSYQNVKQHIANKNNIKLQQIIKEKQISAQDFKISDQEIAKNERFDFILNLKTISLPQSIDTFLPYLSDNGILLLNFFDLKQIKASKEFFEKQNLKYETLKFGNKNVILLAKNSVRNKISDEREN from the coding sequence ATGAATCCAAATTCAATATTATCTCCGCAAGTTAAATTAGGATTGGGTATTTCAGCTGCAGTTGCTTTAATTATCGCTTTAATTGGAGTTGTTCTTACATTTTGATATAAGAAAAAGCTTCAAAAAAAATTTTATAGTCCTGATGAAATAGTTGAATTTGAAAAATTAAAAATAACTAATCCTAATTATGGCATTGTTTTAGAAGGCATAAAAAAATATTATGATGTAATTTGACCTGATTTTTTTATAGCATTTTGTGTTAACACCATCTATTTAAATAAGTATAGTAATATATATGTCGAAGATGAAAATGATTATTTATCAATTTCTTTAGCTGCATTGTCTTATCAAAATGTTAAACAACATATAGCTAATAAAAACAATATTAAATTGCAACAAATTATTAAAGAAAAACAAATTAGTGCTCAAGATTTTAAGATTAGTGATCAAGAAATTGCAAAAAATGAACGTTTTGATTTCATTTTAAATTTAAAAACAATCTCATTGCCTCAATCTATTGATACTTTTTTACCTTATCTAAGTGATAACGGAATCTTATTATTGAACTTTTTTGATTTAAAACAAATTAAAGCATCAAAGGAATTCTTTGAAAAACAAAACTTAAAATATGAAACACTAAAATTTGGGAACAAAAATGTTATACTTTTAGCAAAAAATAGCGTTCGAAATAAAATTAGTGATGAAAGGGAAAACTAA
- the greA gene encoding transcription elongation factor GreA, translating into MAPDDKIYLTKESLKQYQERLKHLQEVARPQVIEEIKEARNQGDLSENAEYDSARDKQAAIENEIAELQHILDNYELIKSTNNNTIRIGSTIEILSLQNDKIQTISIVGSLDADPFSGKISNTSSLAKALMGKTAGDLVEVDAPTKYKVKVLSIK; encoded by the coding sequence ATGGCACCAGATGATAAAATTTATTTAACTAAAGAAAGCTTAAAACAATATCAAGAAAGATTAAAACATTTACAAGAAGTTGCACGTCCTCAAGTGATTGAAGAAATTAAAGAAGCAAGAAATCAAGGGGATTTATCAGAAAATGCTGAATATGATTCTGCTAGAGACAAACAAGCAGCAATCGAAAATGAAATTGCAGAATTACAACACATTTTAGATAATTATGAACTAATAAAATCAACTAACAATAATACTATTAGAATTGGTTCTACTATCGAAATTCTTTCTTTACAAAATGACAAAATCCAAACTATATCAATCGTTGGTTCACTTGATGCAGATCCTTTTTCTGGAAAAATATCTAATACTTCTTCATTAGCAAAAGCTTTGATGGGCAAAACTGCTGGTGATTTGGTTGAAGTTGATGCACCTACGAAATATAAAGTAAAAGTTCTATCAATTAAATAA